One Ricinus communis isolate WT05 ecotype wild-type chromosome 7, ASM1957865v1, whole genome shotgun sequence genomic region harbors:
- the LOC8259143 gene encoding protein TRACHEARY ELEMENT DIFFERENTIATION-RELATED 7A has translation MTPTNNYDDNLFLYFSLPPPYSPPKWPPSQKPPPSPKVAPPHNTPYPPKVLPPPSFPKPGTPPNHPFQPPPPHNTPHPPPQNPTLPPPSPLPKPVTPPNHPSQPPPSPRVAPPPPQPVPVPGTPPPHPFHPPPAPPVHPIFPPPPPPTPTPGHNSTVIVVVFVSLGGLFFLAFLSVALCCFIKKRKKKNIQKTEIIDFDEHMKVQETIVPGPHGEQMKVLTIEEDIHINEKIKKNENRSKDFLHDHSLHISDKEASSSHCDHHLEHKV, from the coding sequence ATGACTCCTACCAATAACTATGACGACAACttattcctttatttttctctacCTCCACCGTATAGTCCACCGAAATGGCCGCCTTCCCAGAAGCCACCACCATCTCCAAAAGTTGCACCACCTCACAATACTCCCTACCCACCAAAAGTGCTGCCGCCACCATCATTTCCAAAGCCAGGAACTCCACCCAACCATCCATTTCAACCTCCACCACCTCATAATACTCCCCACCCTCCACCACAAAATCCCACATTGCCGCCGCCATCACCACTCCCAAAACCAGTAACTCCACCTAACCATCCATCTCAACCTCCACCATCGCCGAGAGTAGCTCCGCCACCGCCACAACCAGTTCCAGTGCCTGGAACACCACCTCCTCATCCATTTCATCCACCACCTGCTCCACCAGTTCATCCAATATTTCCCCCACCGCCACCACCAACACCAACACCAGGACATAATTCAACGGTCATAGTTGTTGTCTTTGTCTCGCTTGGTGGTCTATTTTTTCTTGCATTTCTCTCTGTTGCTCTCTGCTGCTTCATTAAGAAgcgaaagaagaaaaacatcCAGAAAACTGAAATCATAGATTTTGATGAACACATGAAAGTTCAGGAAACCATCGTACCAGGACCACATGGTGAGCAAATGAAGGTACTGACAATTGAAGAAGATATTCATATTAACGAGAAgatcaagaaaaatgaaaaccGGAGCAAAGATTTCTTACATGATCATTCTCTTCATATTTCTGATAAGGAAGCATCCTCTTCTCACTGTGATCATCATCTTGAGCATAAAGTCTGA
- the LOC8259144 gene encoding protein trichome berefringence-like 7 codes for MTTFNRSKSFNQKVLNVGSPRSLSFGSPRVNRSSLISHWFTVLVVIGSLLTFFIAIGGGYIYVLPSLTQAFYGFGISKSNDSIRNCNVFYGNWVLDDDYPLYNASECPFAEQGFNCLGNGRKDEDYLKWRWKPKNCDIPRFHVHDLLERFRNKRIIFVGDSMSRTQWESLVCLLMTGIEDKKSVYEVNGNKITKRIRFLSVRFRSFNFTIEFFRSVFLVQHSWMPRHSPKRVRSTLRLNKMDDISGEWVNSDVLIFNTGQWWVPGKLFETGCYFQVGNSVKLGMSIPAAFRIALDTWALWVQNTIDTNKTRVFFRTFEPSHWSDQSHRFCNVTRHPSSETGGRDKSEFSDTVLEVVKNVTVPITVLHITSMSAFRTDAHVGEWNDNLPVPDCSHWCLPGVPDMWNEVLLSFLLYQP; via the exons ATGACTACTTTTAATAGGAGTAAGTCATTCAACCAGAAAGTATTAAATGTTGGGAGTCCAAGATCTTTGAGCTTTGGAAGCCCAAGAGTGAATAGGTCTAGCTTAATCTCACATTGGTTTACGGTGCTTGTTGTGATCGGGTCTTTGCTTACATTTTTCATAGCCATTGGAGGTGGTTACATTTATGTGCTCCCAAGCCTCACTCAAGCTTTTTACGGATTTGGCATATCTAAATCTAATGATTCAATAAGAAATTGCAATGTCTTCTATGGAAATTGGGTATTGGATGATGATTACCCTTTATACAATGCTTCGGAGTGTCCTTTTGCAGAACAAGGATTCAACTGCTTAGGAAATGGGAGGAAAGATGAAGATTATCTTAAATGGAGGTGGAAACCGAAGAACTGTGATATTCCAAGATTCCATGTGCATGATTTATTGGAAAGATTTCGAAATAAAAGGATCATCTTTGTTGGTGACTCAATGAGTAGAACACAGTGGGAATCATTAGTATGTTTGCTCATGACAGGGATAGAGGATAAGAAAAGTGTTTATGAAGTCAATGGGAATAAGATAACAAAACGGATTAGATTTTTGAGTGTTCGTTTTAGATCCTTTAATTTCACTATTGAGTTCTTTCGATCAGTTTTCTTGGTACAACATAGTTGGATGCCTAGACATTCACCAAAGCGGGTTAGGTCAACACTCAGATTGAACAAAATGGATGATATTAGCGGAGAGTGGGTTAATTCGGATGTCCTGATATTCAACACAGGACAATGGTGGGTGCCCGGGAAGCTTTTTGAAAC GGGATGCTATTTCCAGGTTGGGAATTCAGTAAAGCTTGGAATGTCAATTCCTGCTGCCTTCAGAATAGCTCTGGACACTTGGGCATTGTGGGTGCAGAACACAATTGACACAAATAAAACACGAGTCTTCTTTAGGACTTTTGAGCCATCTCACTGGAG TGATCAATCCCACAGGTTTTGCAACGTGACTAGGCACCCTTCGTCAGAAACAGGAGGAAGGGACAAAAGTGAATTTTCAGACACAGTCCTAGAGGTGGTAAAAAATGTCACGGTTCCTATAACTGTACTTCATATAACCTCCATGTCAGCTTTCAGAACCGATGCACATGTTGGTGAGTGGAATGACAACTTGCCTGTACCTGATTGTAGCCACTGGTGTTTACCTGGAGTACCTGATATGTGGAATGAGGTTCTGCTCTCTTTTTTGCTTTACCAACCATAG